In Candidatus Nezhaarchaeota archaeon, the sequence AGAGCTCGAAGATGCGGCTCTCTGTTGAAGCCAATAATAGTCCATGAAATAGAAGCGAGAAACGCTAGCACTCATTTCAACATCTGAAGGAATAGAAAATGGCTTTCACGTATCGGTTTAACGTCGCGTGAAGATGTGAAGCTTTTCTCACTCCCTCAAACAACCGGTAGCTATGTGGTGGTTGGGCCTTGCTATTCATGAAGCAGGGCTCAATTTGTTGATGGTCTTTCTACCACTTTACGTAATTGCGATAGGCGGGTCACTTATTGACATTGGCATCATGTTCGCTGCCGGTCAACTATCGACAATCCCAGCCTCAATCTTATGGGGCTATGCTTGCGACAAGATTGAGCGCTACAAGGTCTTCATCCTCATCTCATTTATGTCCCTAGCTATAATCATGTACTCATTCACTTTAGTATCAAGCGTGAAGTTATTGGTGGTGCTCTATGTGCTCATGTCAATCCTGCATGTCGCTCACAGTTCACCAAAAAATGTGCTTATTGCAGAACTCTATACACATGAAGAGTGGAGGAGAAATTTTGCTGTATATGAGGGCTTTGTAGAGATTGGGCGCCTCTTAGGCTTAATTTCAGGCTTCATGATCTCAGTTGATAGGGTCGACGGTATTTCAATACCAATTCTATGTGGTAGCCTCCACTTGGCTGCCTTCGCTATGTCAGTTGTCTTAGTCAAGGACCCAATATTGATGATGGAGCGACGGTTAGTAGCCATAGAGAGAGCTGTAAATCTTGCATATAGGGGCACATCAGTCCTCTCTAAGATTCTCAATGGAACCTCCACAAACCATCACCTTAGAGGGGATGGCGTTAAAGCATTCTGTTGTGGCTTAGCTCTCTTCTACTTAGCGACAGCCATACTTTTCACGCCCCTGCCAGTCTTTCTTTCACAATGTTTAACTCTTTCACAGGGCCTAGTCTTCATTGCCTACTCTGTAAACTCCATTGGAGGAGCCTTAGGTTACTTCCACCTAGCTCAACGATTTAATCAACCTGTTGAGAGGGTCGCATTAGTTAAGGTGGCCCTCTTAAGGAGCCTACTAGCTTTCCTCATAGTATTTACATTACAGCTCTCAACCCTTAGCACGATAGTGATCATGATATTATTGGCATTATTAGGCTACCTCTACGCACTATTCAACACCTACACCTTGACCTTGTCAATGGAGCTCCTCCCGAGAAAGAGAATTGGACTTTTTGATGCACTTGTAAGCTTAGGCTCCGTCTGCGGCTCCTTCATTGGCCCTCTTATTGCCGAGAAAGCTGGCTTTACGTGCGCATTCTTAATGAGCAGCGTGACCTTCCTCATTTCATCCATAATCTTCAAGGTATTCAGTAGAGGTGCAATGTGACATGGCATCGTAGGGTGTAGCCTTCAAAATGTGCATCAGCCTCTTCAAAGTCCAGCTCCCATACCATCAAACATCAGAGAGAAGACCAAATAACAATAGATGCTCGTAAAAATTCTCTATTTGATGTCAAATGCAAGGCCATTTGGTCAATTTTTAATCGAAGTCATGCAGGAGTAAGCGCCATATGATTATGGCTTAAATGTAGTCGTTATCTTCATCATCAACGTTTAAGCACGTTCCTCATCTCCTTAATCCACTGCGGCTCAATAAATCTTGTATGGCAAGTCTCGCAGATTTGACCTTTAGGCGTCTCACCCTTCAGGATTTTATTTATGGTACATAATGTCCTAAGGAATAGTGCTGAATTAAGCATGATGAAGTGACTCTTATCCTTATGCAAACAGTGGTTTAAAGTCCCTCTAGCCTTTCCGCGAACCTCGTCCTTCAATATGCCTTTTATCACCTTCTCTCTTGGGTGGGAGGCGAGCTTAAACATAAATTGTGGATTCTTACCCTCAATTCTTGCTACTCCGATTTTTGCAAACCCTCCGATGTCCGGAGAATAATTTAGTTTTAACCTCAACTTTTTGATAATTTCAACATCTCCTATCTCATTCGCTAAGTAATCGACTATTTGATCGAAGCAGCCCATACAGAAGCTAAAATTCTCAACCGGAATGCCTTTCTTTTTCTCCAATTCGCAGAAGTAGGTTTCTTCTCTACCGCTTTGCTGAACCTCTCTACTAATGAGCATTCTCCTCTCACAGAGATCTTGAGGTAACCCTACTTTGCTTATGAGCTTCTCAGTTAAATCAAGCACGTCTCTTATGTTTAAGTAAAACATGACCCAATTGGACCATCTTTCAGGGCCTACTCGACGGACAGATGTTCTTTCAATGTGATAATTTTCTGGCTTGATGACTAAACATACGTTCCTCTTCTCTCCACATAACTCAACCTCAAGTAAACTCTTTTCATCAGGGATAACATAGGCTTCCTTTCCACCCTTAATGATTCTCTCCCAACCTAAGTCTGATGGACTTCTTCCGTAGCGAGAGGGGTGGATGAGCCTTTCGATGGTTACTGGAGGCTTTTTGGAAACCCAGCCTCGAAAATTAGCGTATACTATCGGGAGCGGGGTCGGCTTGGGAACCTTAAAGCCAGCATTTATAAGCTCCTCCTGAAGTTCAAGTGATGCTGGGAAATAAATCTGGAGCGACTCAATATGGTACGTTCCAATATGCATGTGCTATTATCCCTTGGAAGTAGAGTTAAGGTTAAAGTTTCCCGCTTTCTCCATCTTTCTATTTACCTATAACACTTTTCTGGGATTTGATTCTCTCTTGGAGAAATGTCCTTAATCTCTTAGCGTCATCCCTAACCACGTACTCGATGACGTCCCCGGTGAGGGTTACTTGCTTGTAGCCAACTTTTTCCAGGATTATGTCCATTAGCTCCAAGTCCACCTCGTACCCGTAGCTGTTCCTGCCGAGCTCCTTGGCGACCTTCATCGTTGTCCCGGAGCCCAAGAAGGGGTCCAGCACCACCTCGCCTCTAAAGCTGAATAACTTAATCAAGCGCCTAGGGATCTCTTCTGGGAAAGCTGCTATCCCCTCCTCAAGCCTACCTCTAAGTGGCAGTACGTTGACGATGTCCCACACTGTCAAGTACCACTTCTCCTTGTTGAAGACCTCTATGTTTATCCTGGATGCCTCTAAGACCTTGTTGTCGAGCCTCTTCAGGTACGAGTAGTCGAAGCTGCCGTTCTGGAATATCAGTATCTCCTCGTAGATGTTGTCGGGATGATAGTACATTGGGTATGGGTGCTGCACCACAACACCACTCCTCCTACTTATGCGGATGTAGCCCTCAGGCTTCCTCCAAATGATCTTGTCCCTGTACTCAAAGCCTTCGTCGATCATTATCTTGGTCATGTCGGCACATATTGGGTACAGCTTGCCCTCGATCCTGACATCCTGGGTCACGAAGCATGCGACCCTACCAGGAGCCAAGACCCTCTTTAGCTCCTTGGCGACGGCTCGAATCAAGTCGAGGTACTCATCGTAGCTCTTAAAGAGGCCCGGATAATCGAAGGGAGCGTTGTAGTAAGGTGGGGATGTGACCACTAGGTGAACCGACCTATCGGGAACCTCCTTCATGTTCCTACAATCGCCAAAGATTATCTTGTGCCAGGTCATTTACACTCATCCATCCTAGATACACATCATTTAACCCATCCTTAATGGGTCTATGATGGTTCGGCTAAGGCTGGACATTTGTTCCTTAACCTCTCTCTGTTTATTCGACCATTTTGTAAAGGCCATCTTAAAATTCAACACTCTTTTAAATTACTTAGTCATAGAGAAGTTTTTCTATCATGAATTTAAACCTTTTCTATATTTTAAGGGCTTTAAAGATTTTCTAAAACATGAAATTATGAGTAAAACATCTCTCATGGAACTCTCACAGACTACTACTTCTACCCCTTATCAGTTCAGCCTTTCCTCTCAGGTCCACGAAGGAGGGCTATTACTTTAATGGTATCCGTCTTCTTGCTTAGCGTCATTAACACTAATCATCCATGTAGTGGAGCACTGTACCATTAAGGTTGGTGTAGGCGCCGCAAAACCTACAATAATCTTTAACCATCAGTCTTCCACACACTGAGCAGGCTGTTGAACCCTCAACTTTACCCGGAGCCTCTAAGCCCAATTCTATGAACCTGTAAGCCAGCCATGCATGGACTTTACTGGGGGGCTTAAAGCCCATCTCCCTCTCAACTAGTCTTACCATATTATCGCTCACTTTGGAAGCTAACATTTTAAGCATAGCTTGGGATCCAGACCCAATGTTAACTGGAGTCTTAGGTCTACTAGCCACTTCCACGAGTCCATACATTCTAAGCGCCTCCCTAAGCAACGCCTTCCCAACCCCCTCATCGACTAGACATTTCAAGGGCAATTTCAATACAATCTCCTTGACCGCATCGGTATAAAGAGGGGTTTGAACTCTTATTCCTAGAGCTTGACCTATATAGACTGTTGGCAGCCAAGAACTGATCGCCCTCTCCTCAATCCAGCTTCTTACATAGCTCTCAGGCTTATTGCACAGGAAGGTGTAACCAACGAAAAGCTCATCTCCACCATCACCCGACAGTATGCTAGAGCACCCCATGCTCTTAGCCCTGCTCATGGCTATGTAGTGAACAACGTCAGCCGAGACTTCTACTGGATCTATGACCCTAATGTTCTCTAGGACCCAATCCACAGCCTTTAAGTACTCCTTCACATTGGGCCTAACAATCGTGTGGCTCTTAATCTTGAGCTTGCGTGCTACCATTGAAGCGTACCATACATCTGGACCGCCTAAGTCAACTGTTAATGCTTTAAGCTCCTCTCTTCTCGGGTGTACCAGCACTATGAAACTTGTATCAACTCCTCCAGAGAGGAGTGTCCATTCACATTTAGAAGCTTCTCTAGCAACTATCTCAACAATGACGTTGATGTACTTTGAACACTCAAAGTTCAAGACTAAACCCCACGAACTCTACTGTTTAGCCCAGCCCATTAGTTAAAAGGCTTCCTGAAAAGACTTAATGAAAGTAGCATGCATTAAAAGCTCTACAAGCTCTAATTTAGGCTCTAACACTAGTAAGGTGGTCAACAGATCTACGCTAAAATAATCTTAAAACTTTAACCTTCAGCATAAACCTTTAACACAGATATGAACCAGCTCAAAGTGAACTCGTCACGATAGCATGAGGGCAGCTTAGAGGGGTGGTAGTACGTGTACGTATGGTATTTTGCTTACGGTAGGAATGTGGATATAAGCACCTTCACAAACAGGGTTGGTAGGCCAATAATCATGTTCAGAGGCATACTGCCAGGTTACAAAATAAGCTTCCACAAACATCCTGGTCCAAAGGTAGGCGTGGGCTATGCCACAATACATCCAGCAGTTAAGGAGTGGGTTGAGGGCGTCCTCTACTTGATTACCGTTGACCAACTCATAAGGCTGGACGAGATAGAGGGCGTTCCGGCAAACCACTATAAGCATGAGGATGTGGATGTGTGGTGTATCGAGCAGGCTAGATGGATTAAAGCGGTAACATACGTGGCCGTTAAGGTAGATGAGACATTGAGGCCCGATAAGAGGTACTTAACCCAAATAATTGAGGGAGCAAAAGCAGTAGGACTAAGCAGAGAATGGATTGGTAAGCTCGAAGAGCTTATGAAAGAGGCCACTTAAATTCTTAAGATCTCGACTGGAGTACTTTAATGAGACACCACAGGGCTAGATGTCGAGGTCTTTGAGCTGCTTACTATGCTCCACGATCTAAGCAATTTAGAAGTGCGTGAAAGGTTTTCTAGGCATCGTAGACACTTCAAAGACTGCTTCAATTAATTCAAGAAGCATGGGCGAGTAAGATTTTTCAACATTATGCGCCAACCATTGAAGTGTAAGCCTTAATGTCAGGTGAGGCCTTGATTAAGGTATTCATTTCAGGCCCCATACAAGGCATGGAGCACAACCAGGAGTATAGAGCTAGGATTAGGAGGCTTCTTGAATCTAGAGGTTACGAGGTAATAGATCCGTGGGAAAGAGAGAAGGTGTTCTATAGAGCATCTAGAGAGGACTGGTGGAAGAACGTACCTCCTAGAGAGTTCATAGAGAGGGACTTAAGGGATGTAGAGAGATGTGACGCGCTCATAGCTTATCTTCCTAGGCTATCAGCCGGGACATGCATGGAGCTATTCTATGCTAAGCTTAAGGGGAAGAAGGTCGTGTCAATTATAGAGTTTGACAACCCAAGCCCATGGATAACACTGCACTCAGACGTGATATTGAGGAGTTTAGATGAGCTTGAAATGTATGTTGAGAGGAGAGGTTTAGAAGAGCTGTTAAGTGAGCGTACGCGGTGTTGAGCTTGACTCCTAGGGTTGAGGACGTAGTGGAGGAGGTTGTTAAGGCGATCATCGAAACCGTAAAGCTTAAGGATAGGGGGTTCAAGCCAGCAGCTATACAAGATGTCTTAAAAAGTGGACCCTGGAAATACGTTGAACCGATAAGTGTTGGCGATGACTATTCAATAGTGTTAAAGGTTCCCCATTTAAGGCCCTGTGATAAGGATTATGTGCAAGCAGAGGGACTAGGTGAGGTGGTAGAGCCCATTAGGAACTTCTCGTTAGTCATAAGGTTTAATGGAAGCTACGTGGCGATTGGAAGTTCAGCCATGCGAGTATCCCTGAATGTTCCTGGCGAGGCCTTGGAGAGGATTATTAAGTTGTGCTTTAAGCATTAAACGAGAATCAAGTCGATTCGAAGCGTTTACTATCATAGTACTTTGGCCTCCTTTAAGCTTCTCTCAATTAAGCTCACGTACCTCTTCACGGACTGAAGAATTCTCTCAGCATAATCTCTTGTGAACGCTCTTGATGCTGGTATCCCCTCCCTCTCATAGCCGTAAAGGGCCACCCCCCTTATGGAGGCTAGCTGAGAGACGAGCATAGCTAGCTCACTAACCTCGAGCTTAACGCCTTCCGGTAGAGAGTCGCTATGCTCCACGAGTACGTCACTCACGTCATGGCTTCGTGGGTACTCTATTCCAATAGCTCTCAACAAGGCCTTAACAGCCATTTCGAGAGCTTCCTGAGACCTCCTAATCGAAGTTGCATTATCACCGTCCTCTAAGGCCATGTCTGCTTCCTTCAGAAAACGCTTGGATCTAAAGATGTAGTCCCTAGCCATCTCTATGTTTATCATACCTTAATCACTTCACCTAATCTTGCTCCCGGCTTTAGAACCCAGTACCATCCATGCTTGCCTCTAACCCTAGTGGCACCTAGCTCCCTAAGCCTTTCTCTAAGCTTTTTAAGCTCATTATCTAGAAAATCACCCTTATCGATTAATGGTATCCCATCGACGGTCAGGTCTAAGAGTATTGGTGGGTGCTTCTGAACCTCCTCAGGTGTTAATATGACTTCAGATATCGTTGTAGGTAGACCCTTATCTCTTAATATCTTCCTCAAGCTCAAGGTCCTCTGTCTAAACACTCTCTTGACTTGGAACGCTATCTCAAGCCTCTCATCCACCTCCTCACTAAGGCCTCTAGCAACTACAAGCAAGTCTATGTCACTGCCCTCAGAGAATTCACCTCTAGCCACACTGCCGAAAATGTACACCGAAATGAGATTGTCGCGAAGGAACTCCATGAGTACATCGAGGTAAACGTTAAGGTACTCCTTAAGCGCATCACTCAAAGCATCACTCATTTATAGGGATCCACCGAGAGAAGGTTCGCTCAGCATTAATTAAACATTACTATCACACTAATCCATCACCATCGCTCACACTTTGAGGGGGTCAACTCTCATCACCTAAAGCTATCACAGTATTGCAAGAGGCCCCTCATTATCTTAATTAAGGCTGTTGTCGAACCCAAAGTTGATCATCCCTAGCAGCTCATCAACATTAAAAAGTTAACTCTACGTAGACGTCCCTACAATGCGTACTCTCTCTTCCTCTTCCTTAAGAGGTATATGAAGAATGGCCCTCCGGCTAAGGCTGTTACTATCCCCACGGGTATTTGAGCTGGTGCTAGGGCCACCCTCGCAATGCTATCGCACGTCACTAAGAAGATCGCTCCAAAGAGCATTGAGCAGGGCAGCAGTACCCTATGGTCTGGGCCAACGATAAGCCTGACGATGTGTGGCACCATGAGGCCCACGAAAGCAATCATCCCTATAAAGGAAACGGCTATTGCTGTTGCCAAGGAGCTCACAACTATCAGTATAAGCTTTAATACCTCTATATTCACTCCAAGGGTCAAGGCAGTCTCCTCACCCATCAACATTATGTTAAGGTCCCTAGCATATAGCATGGCTACAATGCAGCAAACTATTAGGATGGGCATTGATATGGTCACGTAGTCCCACCGAGCCATAGCTAAGTTCCCTAGAAGCCAGAAATATAGACCATGAAGCTTCTCACCAGCCATCATTGAGAGAAAGGAGGTTATGGCTGAGAGTAGCATGCCAACAGCTATGCCAGATAGAAGAAGGGTCATGACTGGAACCCTACCACCAACCCTACTAAGGTTATAAACTGCCACTAGCGCTATCATGGCGAACATGAAGGCCATAGTTGGAATAGCTGCTATACCTAAGACTGCAAATCCAAAACCTAAAACAATCGCTAAAGCAGCCCCAAGCGCAGCTCCAGCTGAGACCCCTACGACATACGGATCAGCCATTGGATTCCTAAACATCCCTTGAAGAAGAGCTCCAGCAAGTGATAGTGCTGCTCCGACTACGCAACCCATTAGGACTCTAGGAACTCTAATTGTCAATATTATCTTCTCGTAGACTACATCAACATCAACTAATGGATTCAATGGCTTAAGAAGAGCTTTCAAGACATCTGTGGGAGGTATGAAGAAGGAGCCTATACAGGTGGAAAGAATTATCGTGATAAATAAGGCAATCACTAAGAGTGTAGTGTACAGTTTCCACCTTCGCCTTCTAGCTGCGATCGCTGTTGGTATCAACCTCTAAACGCCTCTGGATGTAGGTATCGAGCAATTATTTCTAAGGCTTCTACTAGCCTCGGTCCAGGTCTTACGATGATGTCCTCCTCTATGAAGTACACCCTATTGTTCTTGATTGCACTAATAACTGACCAGCCAGGCCTTGCTTTAATGCTGTCAATTGACACGTTGTAGTCGCTCATATAGGTGTCTGGCAGTATTATCACATCGGGGTTCCTTGCAATAACATCCTCATCGCTTACTACCGGCCAAGGTACCTTAGCGTCATGGAATATGTTCTTGCCGCCAGCATAGAATATTAGCTGGTCTATGAAGGTCCCTGGACCAGCCGAGAATAATGGACTGAACCACAACTCATAGTACACCTTCGCTCTCGGGAGATTTGCAACCTTTTGAACAACAACCTTAATCCTAGCTTCTAACTTAGCGACGAGCTCTTGCGCCTCTCTAAATCTTCCAGTTGCCTTCCCTATTAGATTGATGTCGTAGAACACATCCTCTATTAGCTTAGAACCCGTAAGTAGCACAGTTATATTCAAGGTTCGAAGCCTTTCAGCTACATCAAGGTGAGATGGGACTAGAGAGTCACCTATCACTAGGTCAGGATTTAGTGCCACTATTGCCTCCAGGTTGGGGTCCCAGTAACCACCTATCACGGAGAGCCTCTTACCCTTCTTCATCTCCTCAACATCCAGTGGATAATTGCAATACGCCGTAACACCTACAACCCTATCACCCAATCCTAGAGCAAACAGTATCTCCGTTATTGCTGGGCTTAACGACACTATTCTCCTGGGCTCTGAGGCAATGACCACAATCTTCCCTGACCTGTCGGTCAAGGTTATTGGGAACTCTCTCACTGTTAGCATGTGGTACTTCTCAAGTAGCTTTTGATACTCGCCTTGAACTTCGCTTAGCTTATCAGCAAGCTGGCTATTGACAAGGACCATGTAGCCTAGAGCTATAGCCTCGATGACCACAAGAGCGATTAGGATTGCCAATACCTGTCTCGAGTTCATACGCATCATTTTGGTAGGATTATCCAACCAAGTTTTTAAGCTTTACTTTCACTGAGCCATGCGCTTCCACTAGGGCCAGCTTGAGCAACTTTAGCGACCCTGGGCTTACTGGGTCATAGCAATCTTCCATGAGACGACAATCGTGGGTCATGCAAGACCTACGGTTACGGGTGATGAAGTCGTGGTTCTCACATTAGTTGAAGCAGAGATGTTGCTGGCTTAGGTGCCTTCAAGCGTTGGGGTTTAGCGTTGCATTTAACGTCATCACCTAGCGCCTAGGCTTACATCACGTTGCCTTCAATCTCCTCGCGATATAGCAATACCTATAAAGCTCCAAGTCCTTAAGCTAGTCACGCACTGTGATGGTTATGCTTTCATCAGCCCATGGTGGCGATGTATGGCTTGTCGAAAAGCTTCTTGGTATTAGCGCTTTGAGGATCCTGGATTTCAGCTCCAATGTGAATCCATATGGACCGTCACCAAGAGCTGTTAGAGCCATAATCGATATGTTGTGGATGGTCAACTCCTACCCTGACGATGAGTCTTTAAGGTTAAAGGAGAAGCTTGCTGAACGATATGATTTGAAACCATTGAACTTAATCATAGGTAATGGGTCAACTGAGATCATATACATGTTTTCATTGCTATTTGCTAGTAACAACCTTGTAGGCATTCACATCCCTACCTTCTCCGAATATGAGAGGTCTGTTCAAGTTTATGGTGGCAAGTGTATCTTTACGAGACCCCACATATACGATCAGCCGAGCGTAAACGAGTTCGTTGAGCTTATGGATAGGGGGGCCAGGGCTATCTTCATCTGCAACCCTAATAACCCCAATGGTATGGTGATGAAGTCGAGCGAGGTTGAAGAGCTTCTGCATGAAGCTGAGAAGAGGGGTATCTACGTTCTCCTGGATGAAGACTTCATCGAGTTGGCCGATGAGGGCTGCAGGAGCTTTATAGGTGAGGTTGAGAGATTTCGTAACCTCGTGGTTTTGAGGTCCTTCACCAAGAGTCATGGGTTGGCCGGTCTTAGGATTGGTTATGCTGCATCCAACTCTGAGATCATTGAAAAGTTTGAGAGAATTAGGGTTAGGTGGAACGTTAACTTGCTTGCTCAGCAAGCAGCTCTAGCAGCTATTGACGATGAAGAGCACGTAGAGGCAGCTAGGAGACTTGTGAAGTTGGAGAAGCCTAGGCTCTTGCACGAACTTGAAAGGTTGGGTTGGCTTAAACCAGTTTATAGTCACACGAACTTCCTCTTAGTGGAGGTGAGTAAGGCAACATCAGCTCAGCTTAAGGTTGAACTAGCGCGTAGAGGGATACTAATAAGGGACTGTAGCAATTTCAGAGGACTAAGTAATAGATACGTGAGGGTGGCGGTAAGGAGGCCTTGGGAAAACAAAATCCTAATACGTGAATTAGAGCATCTAGAGCCTCCTTGAAGGGCTGCTGCCCCAAAGTTATTTTCTCAGCACCTCCTATAGAGGGTAGAAAGACCTTGGAAGAGGTGGATGCTAGGAACATAATACTTAGAGCTCTACGTGAAGGATTGAAGGGTCCCAACAGGGATTGTAGATACTACCCGTGCCACTTTGATGGTCAAGACTGCACTTGGTGTTACTGTCCATTCTATCCATGCATGGATAAGAGGATGGGGGGCTTCATGACAGTTAGCGAAGTTATGGGCGAGACTGTCTGGAGTTGCATGCACTGCACGTGGATCCATAAACCTAAAGCTGCTCAACTGATCTTAGATGAGTTAAAGAGAGTGTCGAGCGAGATCACGCGAAACGGGTTACAAATCTTGAGGTTCAATGTGTGGATGAAGATTGCAAGCTGTATAAACGACTTGATGAACTGACAACGCCGCTACGTTCTCTAGAAGTAGCACGCACAGTTCCACTCATCAAACCAGCGTAATGCATTGACCTTCCTAAGTGGACAATCTACCAGGTGTTTCGTTAACCTCTCTTCATCAAACTCCTCAAGGCAAAATGGACACTTCATCTAAGTCACAAGAGAAAGGTAGCAGCATGCCTATATCTCTTATCGCAGTCAAACATTAAGTAGTTTTAAAGAAAGGACCTAATAAAGGAGTTTCACGTGGAGGTTAACATGTTTCACGAAGGCTTAACTCACACTCTCATCACGAACCTGTTAATACTCATGATAGCCTTCATTTTCGACCTGATTTTAGGTGATCCTCCAAGTAAGCTTCACCCTGTCGTCTGGATGGGCTTCGTTATAGGTAGAGCTAAGCGGCTTAATAGGGGGTCAAGAACTGCTAGGAGTATTCTAGGCTCACTTGTTGCTATCAGCACGATCCTCCTCTTCTCCATACCCATCTATTTAATCCTCTACGTCGCTAGCAACTTTAGTTACGTGATTTACGTACTAGCTTCGGGGGTAATGCTAAAGTTCTCATTCGCTTTCAGATCGCTTGCTGACTACACTAAGCCAATAGCTGATAAGCTCGTGGTCGGCGACATTGATGGTGCTAGGCGCTACATACCGTACATAGCTAGAAGAGATCCTAGTAAACTTAATGGGGAGCTCATCACTTCCACAACAGTTGAGTCCATAGCCGAGAGTACTGTTGATGGTATTACATCACCCCTATTCTACTTTGCCCTCCTTGGGGTGCCTGGAGCCATAGCCTACAGGGTCGCTAACACCCTCGACTCCATGCTCGGCTACAAGACCCAGGATCTTAAGGACTTTGGATGGTTTTCAGCTAGGCTAGACACAATCCTGAACTTTATCCCTGCTAGGTTAACGGCCTTAATAATGGTGTTCTCAGCATTACTTCTCAAGCTCAACTGGAGGAATAGCCTAAGGATTTCTTTGAGGGATCACACGAAGACTGAAAGCTTGAACGCAGGCTGGCCCATGTCAGCTATGGCTGGAGCACTTAACGTCAGACTCGTCAAGGTAGGTTTCTATGAGCTTGGAGATCCTATTGAGAAGTTAGAGCCAAGGCACATCATCCAGGCGATTAAAGTCATGAGGATGACGGTGTTGCTCTACATAATTATTATATGCCTAACATTGCTAGCTCTAAGATGTACCATCC encodes:
- a CDS encoding MFS transporter; protein product: MGLAIHEAGLNLLMVFLPLYVIAIGGSLIDIGIMFAAGQLSTIPASILWGYACDKIERYKVFILISFMSLAIIMYSFTLVSSVKLLVVLYVLMSILHVAHSSPKNVLIAELYTHEEWRRNFAVYEGFVEIGRLLGLISGFMISVDRVDGISIPILCGSLHLAAFAMSVVLVKDPILMMERRLVAIERAVNLAYRGTSVLSKILNGTSTNHHLRGDGVKAFCCGLALFYLATAILFTPLPVFLSQCLTLSQGLVFIAYSVNSIGGALGYFHLAQRFNQPVERVALVKVALLRSLLAFLIVFTLQLSTLSTIVIMILLALLGYLYALFNTYTLTLSMELLPRKRIGLFDALVSLGSVCGSFIGPLIAEKAGFTCAFLMSSVTFLISSIIFKVFSRGAM
- a CDS encoding PhoI, with the translated sequence MHIGTYHIESLQIYFPASLELQEELINAGFKVPKPTPLPIVYANFRGWVSKKPPVTIERLIHPSRYGRSPSDLGWERIIKGGKEAYVIPDEKSLLEVELCGEKRNVCLVIKPENYHIERTSVRRVGPERWSNWVMFYLNIRDVLDLTEKLISKVGLPQDLCERRMLISREVQQSGREETYFCELEKKKGIPVENFSFCMGCFDQIVDYLANEIGDVEIIKKLRLKLNYSPDIGGFAKIGVARIEGKNPQFMFKLASHPREKVIKGILKDEVRGKARGTLNHCLHKDKSHFIMLNSALFLRTLCTINKILKGETPKGQICETCHTRFIEPQWIKEMRNVLKR
- a CDS encoding site-specific DNA-methyltransferase, with translation MTWHKIIFGDCRNMKEVPDRSVHLVVTSPPYYNAPFDYPGLFKSYDEYLDLIRAVAKELKRVLAPGRVACFVTQDVRIEGKLYPICADMTKIMIDEGFEYRDKIIWRKPEGYIRISRRSGVVVQHPYPMYYHPDNIYEEILIFQNGSFDYSYLKRLDNKVLEASRINIEVFNKEKWYLTVWDIVNVLPLRGRLEEGIAAFPEEIPRRLIKLFSFRGEVVLDPFLGSGTTMKVAKELGRNSYGYEVDLELMDIILEKVGYKQVTLTGDVIEYVVRDDAKRLRTFLQERIKSQKSVIGK
- a CDS encoding asparagine synthase C-terminal domain-containing protein, producing the protein MNFECSKYINVIVEIVAREASKCEWTLLSGGVDTSFIVLVHPRREELKALTVDLGGPDVWYASMVARKLKIKSHTIVRPNVKEYLKAVDWVLENIRVIDPVEVSADVVHYIAMSRAKSMGCSSILSGDGGDELFVGYTFLCNKPESYVRSWIEERAISSWLPTVYIGQALGIRVQTPLYTDAVKEIVLKLPLKCLVDEGVGKALLREALRMYGLVEVASRPKTPVNIGSGSQAMLKMLASKVSDNMVRLVEREMGFKPPSKVHAWLAYRFIELGLEAPGKVEGSTACSVCGRLMVKDYCRFCGAYTNLNGTVLHYMDD
- a CDS encoding gamma-glutamylcyclotransferase, with the translated sequence MYVWYFAYGRNVDISTFTNRVGRPIIMFRGILPGYKISFHKHPGPKVGVGYATIHPAVKEWVEGVLYLITVDQLIRLDEIEGVPANHYKHEDVDVWCIEQARWIKAVTYVAVKVDETLRPDKRYLTQIIEGAKAVGLSREWIGKLEELMKEAT
- a CDS encoding nucleoside 2-deoxyribosyltransferase encodes the protein MIKVFISGPIQGMEHNQEYRARIRRLLESRGYEVIDPWEREKVFYRASREDWWKNVPPREFIERDLRDVERCDALIAYLPRLSAGTCMELFYAKLKGKKVVSIIEFDNPSPWITLHSDVILRSLDELEMYVERRGLEELLSERTRC
- a CDS encoding HEPN domain-containing protein, whose protein sequence is MINIEMARDYIFRSKRFLKEADMALEDGDNATSIRRSQEALEMAVKALLRAIGIEYPRSHDVSDVLVEHSDSLPEGVKLEVSELAMLVSQLASIRGVALYGYEREGIPASRAFTRDYAERILQSVKRYVSLIERSLKEAKVL
- a CDS encoding nucleotidyltransferase domain-containing protein, which encodes MSDALSDALKEYLNVYLDVLMEFLRDNLISVYIFGSVARGEFSEGSDIDLLVVARGLSEEVDERLEIAFQVKRVFRQRTLSLRKILRDKGLPTTISEVILTPEEVQKHPPILLDLTVDGIPLIDKGDFLDNELKKLRERLRELGATRVRGKHGWYWVLKPGARLGEVIKV
- a CDS encoding iron chelate uptake ABC transporter family permease subunit, with the protein product MIPTAIAARRRRWKLYTTLLVIALFITIILSTCIGSFFIPPTDVLKALLKPLNPLVDVDVVYEKIILTIRVPRVLMGCVVGAALSLAGALLQGMFRNPMADPYVVGVSAGAALGAALAIVLGFGFAVLGIAAIPTMAFMFAMIALVAVYNLSRVGGRVPVMTLLLSGIAVGMLLSAITSFLSMMAGEKLHGLYFWLLGNLAMARWDYVTISMPILIVCCIVAMLYARDLNIMLMGEETALTLGVNIEVLKLILIVVSSLATAIAVSFIGMIAFVGLMVPHIVRLIVGPDHRVLLPCSMLFGAIFLVTCDSIARVALAPAQIPVGIVTALAGGPFFIYLLRKRKREYAL